In Larimichthys crocea isolate SSNF chromosome XI, L_crocea_2.0, whole genome shotgun sequence, the sequence CTGTCTCTACACAGATTTCACAATATCTCCAATTACTGTGTTACCACCATGAATTTGAACAAacaggctgttttattttttagctgCTTTTCATTCCAATCTTTACCTCTAAGAAGCTCAGCACAAACATTCTTCTTGAAAAACTGATTCATCAAACTCACTTCTGCATCCCAGCGAGAGCACCTGACGCTTCCCCCTCCAGCTGCTTTTCTAGATCTTCCTCAGCTTTCTCCACCACCTCGTGGCAACTCTTCTGGTCCTCCTGGATGCCAATTATATTTTCCTTGATCACATCTTCATAGCTCTGATCTCCCAGCTCTGCTCCAACAAACTGAGCCAAGTTATCCATCACCGCTTTGTTTCCATGTTGGATGGCCTGCAGATAAGCCAGCTCCTCTTTCTGGGCCTTGAGTCGTCGAGCTGAAGCGGTGTTAGTGCTGAAGTAGACCGAGCACTTGTCAGGTGAAGTCTCATATTGCAGCTTAGGTGGGGATGATGGTGAGAAAGTCGGTGACGTGATCCAGTCTTTGTTGTGTCTCATCCTCTCGGGTTCATCACCAATCGCCTGCAATGTGTCGTTGGAAGCCATTATCTCGGAGTAGATGTCAAAGCCTGAACCCCAATCTCCACTTTGGCAGTGCGTTGGGGTTGCCATGGATACCCAGGCCAAGATGAAGGGCATCCAACAGCGCCACATGTTAACCtggaaagaggagaggtgagTGACCATGGAGAACTTCTGTGAACTTAATCAACGAGTGAAGTGGCACCTTAAAAACTCGAGACAGAGATATACTAAGCTAAGCTCAGCTAACTAATGGCGATATCAACCTCAACCCAACTTTTTGCAAAAAAACGGATTTGTGTTATTTcctaaaaagtcaaattattgCTTTTAGTGAAATGGGTTTTAGGGTTCTGGTTTAGTCTATTAGATATACTCAGCTCGTATACGCGAGGTTGATGATAAATGATTCAcaagtaagaaatatatagagaaagtcatgaagtcatgctgaagaaagtcagCATTCACCCTTTCTATTCAGTATGTGTAACCTTTTAGTGTCTTTAGTGAGCAGAACTGTAAACTACGGATGATTGCTTAATTGTGTGTAGTGGTAATTACCAAATAAGCCatgctgcaaaaacaaatatatacaaatatataaattcattaaaaaaatgttttcattatctcTGCAGACCTATGGTGCACAGAGGGAATATTGAGTGTGGACCCTCATTTGTCCACTAtcaccttttttaaatcaaagcttCTCCACTCTGTTGCCTCAGTCATCAGGCATaaacactttcattttcacatgATCCAGCTGTGAATCCGAAGAAGCGCAGACCTTTTAATAAGCACATTAGCACAGCTTAAAGCCTAATCTGAAGCGCTCCCCCTggt encodes:
- the LOC104922449 gene encoding uncharacterized protein LOC104922449, producing the protein MWRCWMPFILAWVSMATPTHCQSGDWGSGFDIYSEIMASNDTLQAIGDEPERMRHNKDWITSPTFSPSSPPKLQYETSPDKCSVYFSTNTASARRLKAQKEELAYLQAIQHGNKAVMDNLAQFVGAELGDQSYEDVIKENIIGIQEDQKSCHEVVEKAEEDLEKQLEGEASGALAGMQKIREESLAFEEMLHVAADMANRLEISSQALHASFTKQLKDIGKVHR